From the genome of Leptolyngbyaceae cyanobacterium:
GAAGGGGTTGCCTTGCCCAAGGAAACAGCTTGGCCGCGGGCAAAAGAAAAATCTTATAGTGAGAAAGCCTACCGCTGGAATCGGGAAAACTATTCCCGTCAACGCCGCTTTATAGACATTTGGGCTTTTGTATTAACCTTAATGTTCGAGTTATGGCTCGACAGTAAACCTTGGAGCTATCCAGGTGGAATGACCGATGCTAAACGAGCGAGCAGGCGTCGAAAGCAAGCTATCTGGATTCGAGAAACTTTTTTGGATTTGGGGCCAACCTTTATTAAGGTTGGGCAGTTGTTCTCCACCCGCGCCGACTTATTTCCCGCCGAATACGTAGAAGAATTAACTAAGCTGCAAGATAAAGTACCCGCCTTTAGATACGAACAAGCCGAGGCGATTATCGAGCAAGATTTGGGTAAAAAAGTACCGGAACTTTACCGCAGTTTCGATCGCATACCTATAGCAGCCGCTAGCTTGGGACAAGTACATAAAGCACAGCTACATTCTGGAGAAGAAGTAGTTGTCAAAGTGCAGCGACCTGGTTTAGTCAAGCTATTCACCATCGATTTAGCCATTCTCAAAGGCATTACTCGCTACTTCCAAAACCATCCTGACTGGGGTCGGGGTCGCGATTGGATGGGTATTTACGAAGAATGCTGCCGTATTTTGTGGGAAGAAATCGATTATCTCAATGAAGGTCGTAACGCCGATACTTTTCGCCGCAACTTTCGCGCTCAAGATTGGGTAAAAGTACCCCGCGTCTACTGGCGCTATACCTCTCCGAGAGTACTGACGCTGGAATACCTCCCAGGTATCAAAATCAGCCATTACGAAGCATTGGAAACCGCAGGTTTAGACCGGAAGAGCTTAGCTCGAATGGGTGCGAAAGCTTACTTGCAACAATTGCTCAACGATGGCTTTTTCCATGCCGACCCCCACCCCGGTAATATCGCCGTTAATGCCGACGGTGCGTTGATTTTTTACGATTTCGGCATGATGGGCAAAATTAAGTCCAACGTGCGGGAACAGTTAATGGAAACCTTGTTTGGGATTGCAGAGAAAAATTCCGAGCGAGTGGTTTCTTCTCTCGTTCAATTAGGCGCTCTTTCTCCAGTTGAAGATATGGGGCCAGTGCGCCGCTCGATCCAGTATATGCTGGATAACTTTATGGATAAACCGTTTGAAACTCAATCGGTGAGCGCCATTACGGATGACCTTTACGAAATTGCTTACGATCAGCCGTTTCGGTTCCCAGCTACTTTTACTTTCGTTATGCGTGCTTTCTCAACGCTGGAGGGAGTGGGAAAAGGTTTAGACCCGGAATTTAACTTTATGGAAGTTGCTCAACCTTTTACAATGCAGCTTATGAGTGAAGGAAATGGTTTCGATCCTACTAGTAGCTTGTTAGGAGAACTCGGTCGTCAAGCTGCTCAAGTCAGCAGTACCGCTTTGGGTTTACCCCGCCGCATTGAGGAAACTCTGGAAAAATTGGAACGGGGTGACGTGCGGGTGCGAGTGCGTTCCACGGAAACAGACCGGGTGCTGCGCCGCCTCACCAATACTCAAATGAGTACTACTTATGCTTTAATAATTAGTGCTTTTATTCTGTCAGCTGCTATCCTTTTCGTTAATGATAAGGTAGTGCTAGCAGTGTTGGCTGCTTCGATCGCAGCTGCTGTCGCTTTCGGTTTGATTCGACTATTGCGGCGGATGGATAAGTACGAACGAATGTTTTAAGCTTGTCACTGGTATGGCAATCAAGCCTACACCAGCCAAGATCGAACCTAAAATAACTCTTGCGGAAGGCGAGAGTCTGCCTGTGGACGCCGTGTAAGACCAAAGCTAGGTAACTGGTAGAGGCAACGGCGAATGAAGCGGGAAACCCCAAAGACGAATAAGACCGCCCTAAATTTTTGTCAAGTTGGAAGCTCCAACGATTACGAAGTTTAGTTGGGGTACTTCACGATCAGTT
Proteins encoded in this window:
- a CDS encoding AarF/ABC1/UbiB kinase family protein, translating into MPKRYKNRPSLEGGDRGEGVALPKETAWPRAKEKSYSEKAYRWNRENYSRQRRFIDIWAFVLTLMFELWLDSKPWSYPGGMTDAKRASRRRKQAIWIRETFLDLGPTFIKVGQLFSTRADLFPAEYVEELTKLQDKVPAFRYEQAEAIIEQDLGKKVPELYRSFDRIPIAAASLGQVHKAQLHSGEEVVVKVQRPGLVKLFTIDLAILKGITRYFQNHPDWGRGRDWMGIYEECCRILWEEIDYLNEGRNADTFRRNFRAQDWVKVPRVYWRYTSPRVLTLEYLPGIKISHYEALETAGLDRKSLARMGAKAYLQQLLNDGFFHADPHPGNIAVNADGALIFYDFGMMGKIKSNVREQLMETLFGIAEKNSERVVSSLVQLGALSPVEDMGPVRRSIQYMLDNFMDKPFETQSVSAITDDLYEIAYDQPFRFPATFTFVMRAFSTLEGVGKGLDPEFNFMEVAQPFTMQLMSEGNGFDPTSSLLGELGRQAAQVSSTALGLPRRIEETLEKLERGDVRVRVRSTETDRVLRRLTNTQMSTTYALIISAFILSAAILFVNDKVVLAVLAASIAAAVAFGLIRLLRRMDKYERMF